A portion of the Trachemys scripta elegans isolate TJP31775 chromosome 9, CAS_Tse_1.0, whole genome shotgun sequence genome contains these proteins:
- the LOC117882892 gene encoding uncharacterized protein LOC117882892, whose translation MFTGSRSNCPSAWGAEKLTLGGIVQVYSPHMVQALLDTKGGLWLTQARVAQYQAKLLENPEVTLQTCPSLNPATMLPETEEQEHDCLDITDAQYSSHPDLKDQLLPNADCEWYTDGSSTVIDRQRRVGYAVVTLYDTVEAEGLPAGTSVQLAELVALTRALELSKGKRVNIFTDSRYALGVLHAHAGLWKQRGMLTAQGSPVKHGPRFSGSWKLYNSPQQWRWYTVRLIKGKIKMWLGVMPGRRGRPSELLSWNHWKLKMLICMLSSHQ comes from the coding sequence ATGTTTACGGGCAGTCGCAGCaactgccctagtgcttggggagctgaaaaactgacactggggGGAATTGTGCAAGTGTATAGTCCCCATATGGTCCAAGCCCTACTGGAcactaagggtggtctctggcttACCCAGGCTCGGGTAGCCCAGTATCAGGCCAAACTTTTAGAAAATCCTGAAGTTACCCTACAGACCTGCCCCTCCCTCAACCCAGCCACCATGTTGCCAGAAACAGAGGAACAGGAACACGACTGTTTGGATATCACAGACGCCCAATACTCCAGCCACCCGGACTTAAAAGATCAACTGCTCCCAAATGCAGATTGTGAGTGGTATACCGATGGCAGTAGTACTGTTATAGACAGGCAAAGGAGGGTGGGTTATGCTGTCGTGACCCTCTACGATACTGTGGAAGCTGAGGGTTTGCCTGCCGGGACATCAGTCCAGCTGGCTGAATTGGTAGCCTTAACCCGTGCACTTGAACTGTCAAAAGGGAAAAGAGTTAACATTTTTACTGATTCCAGATATGCTTTGGGAGTGCTACACGCTCATGCAGgtctgtggaagcagagaggaaTGCTGACAGCCCAAGGCTCTCCGGTCAAACATGGACCCAGATTCTCCGGCTCCTGGAAGCTgtacaactcccctcagcagtGGCGGTGGTACACTGTAAGGCTCATCAAAGGGAAGATCAAGATGTGGTTAGGGGTAATGCCAGGGCGGAGAGGGAGGCCAAGCGAGCTGCTATCCTGGAACCACTGGAAGCTGAAGATGCTCATATGCATGCTCTCATCCCATCAGTAG